One stretch of Armigeres subalbatus isolate Guangzhou_Male chromosome 2, GZ_Asu_2, whole genome shotgun sequence DNA includes these proteins:
- the LOC134212210 gene encoding uncharacterized protein C1orf50 homolog isoform X2, with product MIRMSTTATPEEYQEAMAKVTLVERNPCPNGTQIVSLYRSGRREAEDIVALAREIQSAEIQVKNNACAKLLVIAEQVKFLQEQARKILEETQSAQDLHNAACNFKKIPGHVYHLYKRDSGQTYFSMLSPEEWGPNGCVHSYQGSYRLEHDQTWTATEKLQEVSNQLKWARNLLDSSGTKRANLLALESSDMEAMETLKLELK from the exons ATGATAAG GATGTCTACAACAGCAACTCCCGAAGAGTATCAGGAAGCGATGGCTAAAGTGACGTTGGTGGAACGTAATCCGTGTCCAAATGGAACACAAATCGTCAGCCTTTACCGAAGCGGCCGCCGCGAAGCTGAAGACATAGTCGCACTGGCGAGGGAAATTCAATCGGCTGAGATTCAAGTCAAGAATAATGCCTGTGCGAAGCTGTTGGTCATTGCGGAACAggtgaaattccttcaggaacaagCGCGCAAGATTTTGGAAGAGACACAGTCAGCACAGGATTTGCACAATGCGGCTtgtaattttaagaaaattcccGGACACGTGTACCATCTGTACAAGCGGGACTCTGGCCAGACATACTTCAGTATGTTATCGCCGGAGGAGTGGGGACCGAACGGATGCGTCCATTCGTATCAAGGTAGCTATCGTTTGGAGCACGACCAAACGTGGACAGCAACTGAAAAGCTGCAGGAAGTGAGTAACCAACTCAAGTGGGCGAGGAACCTGCTGGATTCGTCTGGGACCAAACGAGCAAATTTATTGGCACTAGAAAGTTCTGATATGGAAGCTATGGAAAC
- the LOC134212210 gene encoding uncharacterized protein C1orf50 homolog isoform X3, translating to MVSFPTPEEYQEAMAKVTLVERNPCPNGTQIVSLYRSGRREAEDIVALAREIQSAEIQVKNNACAKLLVIAEQVKFLQEQARKILEETQSAQDLHNAACNFKKIPGHVYHLYKRDSGQTYFSMLSPEEWGPNGCVHSYQGSYRLEHDQTWTATEKLQEVSNQLKWARNLLDSSGTKRANLLALESSDMEAMETLKLELK from the exons ATGGTTTCATTTC CAACTCCCGAAGAGTATCAGGAAGCGATGGCTAAAGTGACGTTGGTGGAACGTAATCCGTGTCCAAATGGAACACAAATCGTCAGCCTTTACCGAAGCGGCCGCCGCGAAGCTGAAGACATAGTCGCACTGGCGAGGGAAATTCAATCGGCTGAGATTCAAGTCAAGAATAATGCCTGTGCGAAGCTGTTGGTCATTGCGGAACAggtgaaattccttcaggaacaagCGCGCAAGATTTTGGAAGAGACACAGTCAGCACAGGATTTGCACAATGCGGCTtgtaattttaagaaaattcccGGACACGTGTACCATCTGTACAAGCGGGACTCTGGCCAGACATACTTCAGTATGTTATCGCCGGAGGAGTGGGGACCGAACGGATGCGTCCATTCGTATCAAGGTAGCTATCGTTTGGAGCACGACCAAACGTGGACAGCAACTGAAAAGCTGCAGGAAGTGAGTAACCAACTCAAGTGGGCGAGGAACCTGCTGGATTCGTCTGGGACCAAACGAGCAAATTTATTGGCACTAGAAAGTTCTGATATGGAAGCTATGGAAAC
- the LOC134212210 gene encoding uncharacterized protein C1orf50 homolog isoform X1 has product MKRMSTTATPEEYQEAMAKVTLVERNPCPNGTQIVSLYRSGRREAEDIVALAREIQSAEIQVKNNACAKLLVIAEQVKFLQEQARKILEETQSAQDLHNAACNFKKIPGHVYHLYKRDSGQTYFSMLSPEEWGPNGCVHSYQGSYRLEHDQTWTATEKLQEVSNQLKWARNLLDSSGTKRANLLALESSDMEAMETLKLELK; this is encoded by the coding sequence ATGAAAAGGATGTCTACAACAGCAACTCCCGAAGAGTATCAGGAAGCGATGGCTAAAGTGACGTTGGTGGAACGTAATCCGTGTCCAAATGGAACACAAATCGTCAGCCTTTACCGAAGCGGCCGCCGCGAAGCTGAAGACATAGTCGCACTGGCGAGGGAAATTCAATCGGCTGAGATTCAAGTCAAGAATAATGCCTGTGCGAAGCTGTTGGTCATTGCGGAACAggtgaaattccttcaggaacaagCGCGCAAGATTTTGGAAGAGACACAGTCAGCACAGGATTTGCACAATGCGGCTtgtaattttaagaaaattcccGGACACGTGTACCATCTGTACAAGCGGGACTCTGGCCAGACATACTTCAGTATGTTATCGCCGGAGGAGTGGGGACCGAACGGATGCGTCCATTCGTATCAAGGTAGCTATCGTTTGGAGCACGACCAAACGTGGACAGCAACTGAAAAGCTGCAGGAAGTGAGTAACCAACTCAAGTGGGCGAGGAACCTGCTGGATTCGTCTGGGACCAAACGAGCAAATTTATTGGCACTAGAAAGTTCTGATATGGAAGCTATGGAAAC
- the LOC134212210 gene encoding uncharacterized protein C1orf50 homolog isoform X4 — translation MAKVTLVERNPCPNGTQIVSLYRSGRREAEDIVALAREIQSAEIQVKNNACAKLLVIAEQVKFLQEQARKILEETQSAQDLHNAACNFKKIPGHVYHLYKRDSGQTYFSMLSPEEWGPNGCVHSYQGSYRLEHDQTWTATEKLQEVSNQLKWARNLLDSSGTKRANLLALESSDMEAMETLKLELK, via the coding sequence ATGGCTAAAGTGACGTTGGTGGAACGTAATCCGTGTCCAAATGGAACACAAATCGTCAGCCTTTACCGAAGCGGCCGCCGCGAAGCTGAAGACATAGTCGCACTGGCGAGGGAAATTCAATCGGCTGAGATTCAAGTCAAGAATAATGCCTGTGCGAAGCTGTTGGTCATTGCGGAACAggtgaaattccttcaggaacaagCGCGCAAGATTTTGGAAGAGACACAGTCAGCACAGGATTTGCACAATGCGGCTtgtaattttaagaaaattcccGGACACGTGTACCATCTGTACAAGCGGGACTCTGGCCAGACATACTTCAGTATGTTATCGCCGGAGGAGTGGGGACCGAACGGATGCGTCCATTCGTATCAAGGTAGCTATCGTTTGGAGCACGACCAAACGTGGACAGCAACTGAAAAGCTGCAGGAAGTGAGTAACCAACTCAAGTGGGCGAGGAACCTGCTGGATTCGTCTGGGACCAAACGAGCAAATTTATTGGCACTAGAAAGTTCTGATATGGAAGCTATGGAAAC
- the LOC134212209 gene encoding protein hook: MESDKMEIYESLIRWLGVLQLSAPHENIQQLSDGVALAQALNLMAPEMFSEGWLSKIKVDVGHNWRLKVSNLKKIIEGVYVYYQDILSLNLSEELRPDAMKIAEKCDGYELGRLLQLILGCAVNCLEKQKYITQIMELEESLQRNIMAALQDIEYVWQGVSPSRNSINASSLDVKTLQEDRDSLAQKCHETNKKMLILIEEKSVLQQEIHKLQAIIERYENPNLIGDDGTSLGPVQLGSSRYNDLRKVVDGLKDDLLQTETARDDLKMKSAMQEKEIADLQVKIDELHTASAEIAQLKDEIDILKEANDKLKNCETQLQTYKKKLEDYNDLKKQIKMLEERSAEYLKQNLQHEEEAKKYSGLKGQVELYKKEIQDLHVKLDSEMSKTIKTEFEYNQVQAKLSVVQREKDHLLSERDVLRETCDELKCGQAAEDSESGNTMSKELHSNDVRERIERLEKENKALREGQGGQTALSQLLDDANQRNEKLRDQLKAANQRVLLLSQHHSEDISSKSDMDIQLKQALELNEQRSSQIDEAQSQMTQLHTKIAHLEAVLSTKDQELLAADSRYKKCVEKAKEVIKTLDPRAINEALLLDKPSQDGEASSSSATGGDTATLTPTSSTGRVPMGVQEEQLIATAFYRLGMTCQREAVDSRLALLSGPGQSFLSRQRQPAPRKPLNMQFGKK; encoded by the exons ATGGAAAGTGACAAGATGGAAATCTACGAATCATTAATCCGCTGGCTTGGAGTGCTCCAACTGTCTGCTCCGCACGAAAACATCCAGCAGCTGAGCGATGGCGTAGCCCTAGCGCAGGCTCTAAATCTCATGGCCCCGGAAATGTTCAGTGAGGGGTGGCTATCGAAAATAAAGGTGGACGTTGGACACAACTGGCGCCTCAAAGTGAGTAACCTGAAAAAGATCATCGAAGGTGTCTACGTGTACTACCAGGATATTTTGAGCTTGAATCTGTCGGAGGAGCTGCGCCCGGATGCCATGAAAATTGCGGAAAAATGTGACGGGTACGAGCTCGGCAGACTATTGCAATTGATCCTGGGATGTGCGGTCAACTGTTTGGAGAAGCAAAAGTACATCACGCAGATAATGGAGCTGGAGGAATCGCTTCAGCGGAACATAATGGCCGCACTACAAGACATTGAATATGTGTGGCAAGGTGTGTCACCATCGCGGAACTCAATCAATGCGTCCAGTTTGGACGTGAAAACGCTACAAGAGGATCGTGACAGCTTGGCGCAAAAATGTCACGAAACCAATAAGAAGATGCTGATATTGATCGAGGAGAAATCGGTTCTCCAACAGGAGATACACAAACTGCAAGCCATTATCGAGCGGTACGAGAATCCGAATCTCATCGGTGACGACGGAACATCGCTTGGGCCCGTTCAGTTGGGATCATCCCGGTACAATGATTTGCGAAAAGTGGTGGACGGACTGAAGGACGACCTGCTGCAGACGGAAACTGCGCGCGATGATTTAAAGATGAAATCCGCCATGCAGGAGAAGGAGATAGCGGACCTGCAGGTCAAGATTGACGAGCTGCAT ACAGCATCAGCAGAAATTGCTCAGCTAAAAGACGAAATCGACATCCTTAAAGAGGCGAACGACAAACTGAAAAACTGCGAAACCCAACTACAGACGTACAAGAAGAAATTGGAGGATTACAATGATCTtaaaaagcaaattaaaatgCTGGAAGAACGCAGCGCCGAGTATCTCAAACAAAACCTCCAGCATGAAGAGGAAGCTAAAAAGTACTCCGGTCTTAAAGGGCAGGTGGAACTGTATAAGAAGGAAATCCAAGATCTGCATGTAAAGCTGGACTCAGAGATGAGCAAAACCATCAAGACGGAGTTCGAGTACAATCAGGTGCAAGCCAAACTGTCTGTGGTCCAGCGGGAAAAGGATCATCTTCTAAGTGAACGAGACGTCCTAAGAGAGACCTGCGACGAGCTCAAATGTGGTCAAGCCGCAGAGGATTCCGAGAGTGGAAACACCATGTCTAAGGAGCTGCATTCGAATGATGTACGGGAGCGAATTGaacgattggaaaaggaaaataaAGCCTTACGAGAAGGTCAAGGGGGACAAACCGCCCTTTCG CAACTACTAGATGACGCGAATCAGCGAAACGAAAAGCTAAGGGATCAGCTGAAGGCCGCCAACCAACGAGTTTTGCTGCTGAGTCAACACCACAGTGAGGATATAAGCTCGAAAAGCGACATGGATATTCAGCTAAAACAGGCTCTCGAGCTGAACGAACAGCGTTCGTCTCAAATAGACGAAGCACAATCGCAGATGACTCAGTTGCATACGAAAATCGCACATTTGGAGGCTGTACTGTCGACAAAAGATCAAGAACTGCTGGCGGCTGATTCGCGCTATAAGAAGTGCGTCGAAAAGGCCAAAGAAGTGATTAAAACACTCGATCCGCGCGCCATCAATG AAGCACTCTTACTGGACAAACCGTCACAGGACGGCGAAGCTTCCTCTTCTTCGGCCACCGGAGGTGACACTGCGACCCTTACTCCAACCAGTAGTACAGGCCGTGTTCCGATGGGTGTGCAAGAAGAGCAGCTAATTGCGACCGCCTTCTACCGCCTGGGAATGACTTGTCAACGTGAAGCCGTCGATTCAAGACTTGCGCTGCTTAGTGGACCGGGCCAGAGCTTTCTTTCCCGGCAACGACAACCGGCCCCGCGCAAACCATTGAATATGCAGTTTGGCAAAAAATAG